From one Nycticebus coucang isolate mNycCou1 chromosome 14, mNycCou1.pri, whole genome shotgun sequence genomic stretch:
- the MRGPRE gene encoding mas-related G-protein coupled receptor member E gives MRKELLGPGLLEGVSGESKQNKLPQAPGPQGVCTLLTMESGAAGQHLVSPDNIPEDVTFNLIILWLTEVLSLGGLLGNGVVLWLLSSHVYRNPFAIYLLDVACADLIFLGCHMVAIIPDLLPGQLDFPGLLQTILATLRFFCYLVGLSLLAAVSVEQCLAVLFPAWYPCRRPGHLATCVCALAWALGLVLHLLLSGACTQLFWEPRRHVCRALWLAAAALLATLCCTMCVASLLLLLRVERGPQWPQLRGFSALVLLAVLLFLFCGLPFGIYWLCWNLHWHTPRSFYHFSFLTAGLHTAAKPAVYFCLGSARGHRLHEPLRLVLQRALGDEAELGAGRETSRRGLVDITA, from the exons atGAGGAAAGAATTGCTAGGACCTGGACTCTTGGAGG GGGTGTCGGGAGAGAGCAAGCAGAACAAGCTTCCTCAGGCTCCCGGGCCCCAGGGGGTCTGTACTTTGCTGACCATGGAGTCTGGAGCAGCAGGACAGCATCTGGTGTCCCCAGACAATATCCCAGAGGATGTGACTTTCAACCTCATCATCCTGTGGCTCACAGAGGTCCTCAGCCTGGGCGGCCTGCTGGGGAACGGGGTGGTCCTGTGGCTGCTGAGCTCCCATGTCTACAGGAATCCCTTCGCCATCTACCTTCTGGATGTGGCCTGTGCCGACCTCATCTTCCTCGGCTGCCACATGGTGGCCATCATCCCTGACCTGCTGCCTGGCCAGCTGGACTTCCCGGGCTTGCTGCAGACCATCCTGGCCACCCTGAGGTTCTTCTGCTACCTGGTGGGCCTGAGCCTCCTGGCAGCTGTCAGTGTGGAGCAGTGTCTGGCTGTCCTCTTCCCGGCCTGGTACCCGTGCCGCCGCCCGGGCCACCTTGCCACCTGCGTGTGCGCCCTGGCCTGGGCCCTGGGCCTGGTGCTGCATCTGCTGCTTAGTGGCGCCTGCACCCAGCTCTTCTGGGAGCCCAGACGCCACGTGTGCAGGGCGCTGTGGCTGGCAGCGGCCGCCCTGCTGGCCACCCTGTGCTGCACCATGTGCGTGGCCAGCCTGCTCCTGCTGCTGCGGGTGGAGCGCGGCCCGCAGTGGCCCCAGCTGCGCGGCTTCTCCGCCCTGGTCCTGCTGGCcgtcctccttttcctcttctgcgGCCTGCCCTTTGGCATCTACTGGCTGTGCTGGAACCTGCACTGGCACACCCCGCGCTCCTTCTACCACTTCAGCTTCCTCACGGCGGGGCTGCACACTGCTGCCAAACCTGCCGTCTACTTCTGCCTGGGCAGTGCCCGCGGCCACCGGCTGCACGAGCCCCTCCGTCTGGTCCTGCAGCGAGCACTGGGGGACGAGGCTGAGCTGGGGGCTGGCAGGGAGACCTCCCGCCGGGGCCTTGTGGACATAACAGCCTGA
- the MRGPRG gene encoding mas-related G-protein coupled receptor member G has protein sequence MFRLFSLWKTFTSAVFYLTLAVSLGGLVGNGLVLWHLGLRIKKGPFSIYLLHLATADFLFLACHVVFSVVQAALDSQDTLYFVLTFLGFAAGLWLLAAFSAERCLSDLFPGCYQGCRPRHTSAVLCALGWALTLLVILVPADTCGLLRRGKRLLACLRYHMASVAWLLALACVACTAGLVLFIWVACCLGHQRPHFYGIVLGATLLFFFCGLPFVIYWSLRTLLDILPVLPLLATLLACINSSWKPLFYFIAGRKPGKREPLQAVLQRALGEEAMQGLSLPLGRV, from the coding sequence ATGTTCAGACTGTTCAGCCTCTGGAAAACCTTCACCAGCGCCGTGTTCTACCTGACCCTGGCCGTCAGCCTTGGGGGGCTGGTGGGCAATGGGCTGGTGCTCTGGCACCTTGGCCTACGCATCAAGAAGGGCCCCTTCTCCATCTACCTGCTGCACCTGGCCACCGCGGACTTCCTGTTCCTGGCCTGCCACGTGGTCTTCTCCGTGGTCCAGGCTGCCCTGGACTCCCAGGACACGCTGTACTTCGTGCTCACCTTCCTGGGCTTTGCCGCGGGGCTCTGGCTGCTGGCGGCCTTCAGCGCCGAGCGCTGCCTCTCCGACCTCTTTCCAGGCTGCTACCAGGGTTGCCGGCCCCGACACACCTCAGCGGTCCTCTGCGCCCTGGGCTGGGCCCTGACCCTGCTGGTCATTTTGGTGCCCGCTGACACCTGTGGCCTGCTGCGCAGAGGCAAACGCCTGCTGGCCTGTCTGCGGTACCACATGGCCAGTGTGGCTTGGCTCCTGGCGCTGGCCTGTGTGGCCTGCACGGCTGGCCTGGTCCTCTTCATCTGGGTGGCCTGCTGCTTGGGGCACCAGCGTCCCCACTTCTACGGCATAGTGCTGGGTGCCACACTGCTGTTCTTCTTCTGCGGCCTGCCCTTCGTCATCTACTGGAGCCTTCGCACCCTGCTTGACATCCTGCCCGTGCTCCCCTTGCTGGCCACCCTCCTGGCCTGCATCAACAGCAGCTGGAAACCGCTCTTCTACTTCATTGCCGGCCGGAAGCCCGGGAAACGGGAGCCACTGCAGGCCGTTCTGCAGAGGGCCCTGGGGGAAGAGGCCATGCAGGGGCTGTCCCTACCCCTGGGCCGTGTGTAG